CAAATCGGACGGTACTAAATTCGGTAAAACCGAGAGCGGCACCATCTGGCTAGATGCAAAAAAAACCTCACCGTATAAGTTCTACCAATTCTGGCTGACCACCGCTGATGCTGACGTGTATAAATTCTTACGCTACTTTACTTTCCTCACTAATAGCGAGATCAATGCCATTGAAGCAGCAGATATTGCCGCTGCGGGCAAGCCAGAAGGCCAGCGTATCTTAGCCGAGCAAGTGACCACGTTAGTGCACGGCGCAAACGCCGTCATTGCCGCACAGCGCATCAGCCAAAGCTTGTTCTCAGAGGATCAAAACTCGCTGACTGAAGACGATTTTGAACAGCTAGCACTCGATGGACTGCCCCACGTTGAGATCAGTAGAGATCAGCCGGGTTTACTGGATGCACTGGTTGCAGGCGAATTAGCAACATCCAAAAGCCAAGCACGTGGCTTTATTGAAAGCGGCGCGGTGATTATCAATGGCGCAAAAATAAGCGACGTAGCTTACAGCCTAAGTGAGGCCGATCGCCGCTATGGCAGCTACACCCTGCTGCGCCGAGGTAAGAAAAATCATTGCTTGGTGATTTGGAAATAAAATAATCTAGGCAATAAAAAAAACCACGGTGATAGGCCGTGGTTTTTTTATTGTTACTCAAAATTAAAGCAATCTAGAGACTAATCGATCGGCCCTAAAACGCGACAGCCGAGTTAATAATTTTTTAACCGGGGGGGGGTAATCCAATAATGTTTCCAGCTCACGGTAATAATTTATACGCTTGGTATTTTTAGCAATCATGTCTTTTTCTGTTTGCAACTGCGCTTTTAGCTCGTGCTTAGGATCATGGATTAACAGTGCGTTTTCCAGATCTAAGCTAAACGCACGTGGGTTTAAATTATTACCTGTTAGCAGAATATAATCATCATCAATCCAAATACCTTTTAGATGGTAGCTATGACCCGGATCATTCCAGAGCATTAAATTAAGCTGACCACGATAAATATCTAATTGGTGCAACTTAGCAAAGCGGCGTAAATGCGTTTCGTACAAATAAGGCAATGCACCAATAGTTTTAAATGGTTCGCCTTCTGGAATGTAAAAATCATTGGCTTTTTTCTCGCCAACAATAATATCCACCTTCACGCCTCTTTGCAGCAGGCGATTAATTTCTTTAATCACCGTTCTAGGCAAATTAAAGTAAGGCGTGCAAATTTGTACGCGGTTTTGCGCTGCGCCTAGTAATTTAATAATCAACCGATTTAATGAATTACGCTTACCAACGCCCACAACAGGAGTAATACCCAAACCGGTCACTTCATCTTGGGCATGGTGTGTTGCGTAATGCGCTGATTTAAGCCGCTGACGAAATTGGCGAATCTCTGGACTAATTTGTTTAGTACTAGGAATCGTATCTAAATCTAAGCGATAAACAGCGCTGCTATTTAAGAATTCGCCCTGTAAAAAATTAACCATACTATCCGCTAAAGCCACATTTTTAATAATATGGTAGCGATCATAACGATAGCGATCACCAACATGTAAATACACATTATTTAAACTGGCACCGCTATAAACCACGGTATCGTCAAAAACAAAGCCCTTTAAATGCAGTACACCAAATAGCTCGCGCGTTTGCGCAGGCACGCCATAAATAGGCACATTTAGCTCGTGATTTAAGCGCTCTTTTTGATACCAAGCCGCATTACCTGCCTGCGCTCCCGCACCAATGAGGCCGCGCTGAGCGCGATGCCAATCTACAAAAATACGGATGTCTAAATCAGGCTTGCTAGCACGGGCCGCATATAGCGCCGCTAAAATCTGCGCCCCCGCCTCATCCTCTTGCAAATATAGCGCGGTAATATAAATACGCGATTGTGCCTTACTAATTAGATCGAGTAACTTCTCGCGAAAGTCTTCGGTACTTAGTAAGGTTTGGAAATGAGCTGGGTCTTGTGAAAAACGCGGCAAAGACGCCAAATATGAGCGATTAGTTTCAAAAAGCATAAATGATCTGCAAACCGCAGAGTGACCTGTCTAGCATATTGAAGCCTACTATCTTAGCACTATGTTTTATAAGAAAGGAGATGTATTAGGATCAGTTGACATTTGATTCACAATTGCGCTGAGCCTGAAAATAGTGATGCACTGCGTTAAAAGAGACTGACAGTACTCGTAGCACTTCGTGTCTTTTACCTTGTTCAGCCCCACAACTACCGCCAATGCAGCCCTGAATCAAACGTCAACAAGCCCTACTTCCTCAACGATCTTTTGAATAGGTTAAAAGCAACGATTAGCGATGGGTAATTTGAAAAACATCACAGAGATAATTCAAAAAATTTTCATCCTCACACATCCCTTTACCCGCTGTATCACTTACCTTTGCTACGGGTTGGCCATTACAAGCCACTAATTTCATCACAATTTGCAGTGGCACTTGGCCGCAATCATTGGATAAATGGGTGCCAATGCCAAAACCGGTGCGGGTTCTAGGCGCAAAATGGCGATAAAGCGCAATCGATTTTTCTAAAGTTAAGCCATCGCTAAACACCAATTGCTTGGTACCGTAATCAATATTCATTTTAATATAATGGGCAATTACTTTCTCGCCCCATTCGTAAGGATCACCCGAATCATGTCGCAATCCATCAAAGAGTTTGCAGAAATACAGATCAAAATCACGTAAGAATGCATCCGTGCCCACCACATCAGTGAGGGCGATACCTAGATCCCCACGGTATTCACGTACCCAATGCTCTAGTGCATTGGTTTGAAAATCACGCAGCCGCGATCCAAAGCACTGAAATGCTTGCATATATTCATGCGCCATCGTGCCAATGGGCGTTACACCATATTGCATAGCCAGCAATACATTACTAGTACCGCGAAAATAAGGAGCAGCCTGTTTTACTAAAATGCCGACCATTTCTGCATGCCACACCCTAGAAAAGCGTCGCCTTGTGCCAAAATCAAAAAACACAAAGGGGTTAGCGGGCATAGGCTGCTGCGATAAAGTATTTAATGCCTTTAATTTAGCCTGTAAATACTCGCGGCCAATAGCAAGGGCTGCAGCTTGCGGTACTTGCCTAAAATACAGCTCATTCACAATCGATAAGACATAAATTTCAAATAACATGCAATACAACATTGGCCCTGTAACGCGAATATCTAAATCCTCACCTTGTGCTGTAATGCTAATAAAACGCCGCTGCAATTGAAACAAACGTAAGAAATCAACAAAGTCAGATTTAATAAAACGTAATTTAGCTAAATAGGCTAGTTCTGCCTCACTAAAACGCAAAGAGCAGAGATGATCTAGCTGTGCTTCTAACTCAGCTTGCAATGCAGCCAAAGGCCGCTCAGGGGCATTACGGCACTTAAATGCATAAGCTGCCTGCGTTTCAGGCTGATGGTGCAGTATTTCTTGCATCATGGTGAATTTATACAAGTCGGTATCTAATAATGATTCAATGACGGGCGCAAAACCTGACATAAACTACTCCATTCAGCCGCGAAACGTTTTTAATTTAGTTATTAGCAAATGCATTTTTATAATAAACGCCAATTAACGCTTTATATCATTTAGTGCTCACCCTCTGCACGGGCATTCTTACACCTGACTCAATTAAGCCATAGACATCACACGATCTAAGCTGGCGAGGTAGTCCAATCAATTGTGTACATATCTGTGTCATATTAACCGTTTAGCTTGTCAGTACATTTATCATTAATTACTATATCTTTGCAAATTAACGTTTTTATCTAATTGTAAACTTACAATAAATCATAAGTAGTGCAGCAAAAGCTTCCCAACAAGGCACGCGCACAATGCTAGGAATTTTTTCCTGATTACTTATTGCCAGCTTATAAACCCTAACACAGCGAGTGGTGCAATGACCCAAACCAGCTTGATCTCTCCCTTAGCCCTTCTAGACCACGCTTGGGAATACTGGATAGACACCACTCAGCGCTCAGCGCTATTTCTTGATGTCATGCGTGAGCGCAGCAATATTGCGATCGAACATGCTCAGCAAGGCAAACCTCCACTACTGGCCTTTGATTACGAGCTATTAATTGATGCTCGCAGCCTAGACGTGCCTTGCAACTATATGCTGCTGCGGGTCTTACCTTCGGGCGATATCCACACCGATGCCACCAAACGCCCTTATGTGATTATCGACCCACGCGCGGGCCACGGCGCGGGCATTGGTGGGTTTAAAGCGGATTCACAAGTTGGGGTAGCTTTACGTGCTGGGCATCCGGTTTATTTTGTAGGCTTTTACCCTGACCCCGTTCCTGGCCAACGCCTGCAAGACGTGATGCAAGCCGAAGCGCTATTTATTGAAGAAGTAGCCAAACGCCACCCTAAGGCCAGCAAGCCTTGCGTGATTGGTAATTGCCAAGCGGGCTGGGCAGTGGCGGGTTTAGCCGCCTTAAGGCCAGAAATCATGGGGCCGATTGTACTAAATGGTGCGCCATTGTCTTACTGGGCGGGCTCCGATGAACAAAACCCAATGCGCTACGCCGGTGGTGTGAATGGCGGCTCATGGACAGCAGCACTCAGCGCCGATTTAGGTGGTGGCGTATTTGATGGCGCTCACTTAGTTAAAAACTTTGAAAACCTTAACCCCGCCAATACACACTGGGGTAAGCCTTATCATCTTTACGCCAATATCGATACCGAAGCCCCGCGCTACTTAGAGTTTGAACGCTGGTGGGGTGGGCATTTCCGCATGACGGGCGAAGAAATTGAAGCCATTGTTAATCAATTATTTATTGGTAATAAACTTGCTAGTGGTCAGATACAAACCGCCGATGGCGACAAAATTGATTTACATAACATCACCACCCCGATTATTGTTTTTGCCTCTTGGGGGGACGATATCACCCCACCTGCGCAAGCTTTAAATTGGATTATCGACCTCTATGGCCATGAAAGCGCCATCGTGGAAGAAGGTCAAATCATTGTGTATTTGCTGCATAAAGATGTCGGCCATCTGGGGATTTTTGTAGGAGGCAAGGTAGCGCGCAAGCAGCACGCCGAGCTGGTTAATGTGATGGAAATGGTGGAATCCCTACCGCCTGGCCTTTATGAAATGG
This genomic interval from Iodobacter fluviatilis contains the following:
- the pssA gene encoding CDP-diacylglycerol--serine O-phosphatidyltransferase, with amino-acid sequence MLFETNRSYLASLPRFSQDPAHFQTLLSTEDFREKLLDLISKAQSRIYITALYLQEDEAGAQILAALYAARASKPDLDIRIFVDWHRAQRGLIGAGAQAGNAAWYQKERLNHELNVPIYGVPAQTRELFGVLHLKGFVFDDTVVYSGASLNNVYLHVGDRYRYDRYHIIKNVALADSMVNFLQGEFLNSSAVYRLDLDTIPSTKQISPEIRQFRQRLKSAHYATHHAQDEVTGLGITPVVGVGKRNSLNRLIIKLLGAAQNRVQICTPYFNLPRTVIKEINRLLQRGVKVDIIVGEKKANDFYIPEGEPFKTIGALPYLYETHLRRFAKLHQLDIYRGQLNLMLWNDPGHSYHLKGIWIDDDYILLTGNNLNPRAFSLDLENALLIHDPKHELKAQLQTEKDMIAKNTKRINYYRELETLLDYPPPVKKLLTRLSRFRADRLVSRLL
- the pncB gene encoding nicotinate phosphoribosyltransferase, which gives rise to MSGFAPVIESLLDTDLYKFTMMQEILHHQPETQAAYAFKCRNAPERPLAALQAELEAQLDHLCSLRFSEAELAYLAKLRFIKSDFVDFLRLFQLQRRFISITAQGEDLDIRVTGPMLYCMLFEIYVLSIVNELYFRQVPQAAALAIGREYLQAKLKALNTLSQQPMPANPFVFFDFGTRRRFSRVWHAEMVGILVKQAAPYFRGTSNVLLAMQYGVTPIGTMAHEYMQAFQCFGSRLRDFQTNALEHWVREYRGDLGIALTDVVGTDAFLRDFDLYFCKLFDGLRHDSGDPYEWGEKVIAHYIKMNIDYGTKQLVFSDGLTLEKSIALYRHFAPRTRTGFGIGTHLSNDCGQVPLQIVMKLVACNGQPVAKVSDTAGKGMCEDENFLNYLCDVFQITHR
- a CDS encoding DUF3141 domain-containing protein: MTQTSLISPLALLDHAWEYWIDTTQRSALFLDVMRERSNIAIEHAQQGKPPLLAFDYELLIDARSLDVPCNYMLLRVLPSGDIHTDATKRPYVIIDPRAGHGAGIGGFKADSQVGVALRAGHPVYFVGFYPDPVPGQRLQDVMQAEALFIEEVAKRHPKASKPCVIGNCQAGWAVAGLAALRPEIMGPIVLNGAPLSYWAGSDEQNPMRYAGGVNGGSWTAALSADLGGGVFDGAHLVKNFENLNPANTHWGKPYHLYANIDTEAPRYLEFERWWGGHFRMTGEEIEAIVNQLFIGNKLASGQIQTADGDKIDLHNITTPIIVFASWGDDITPPAQALNWIIDLYGHESAIVEEGQIIVYLLHKDVGHLGIFVGGKVARKQHAELVNVMEMVESLPPGLYEMVIDAKTADLAYAELEQGDYTVNFETRTIEQLRLVDPGSRSDEALFSTVAQVSEINEAIYKNTLRPVLQTVITPEMGEWSRKLSPSTLKNYAYSDFNPLMVGVAHQAEQVRQTRQVISEDNFFRGLEQQASEMIMASLNGYRDLRNAASSSYVKTLYGAWGLGAIFPPAAPLEETVRKHAEQRLDTLKIEAEPEFETGGFTEGLARLFILAMHHSGGIERRSFLIADQTQLPEIDPIEWRKAVEAQTLLISLDAERAMASLPKLLKNLAERKRAVEIVTEVTMLTPELEDPKSPLAIKAKELLGIKASRAKPSAKASKAGDA